Proteins encoded together in one Ipomoea triloba cultivar NCNSP0323 chromosome 4, ASM357664v1 window:
- the LOC116016366 gene encoding uncharacterized protein LOC116016366 isoform X1: MKITARVIPNSTLLSFETRNFEMLLLHLHPCISLQKHPFFSPPSLFFNSHNKASVSAFRVGRWEALKKSRRRGQGPPVRAAEKDSDYEVDPDKAREALRKLDEQLQSLAQKKPDPPPKIRASDVNGAPSRMTQVPEAKEITSSDLVNLAILLFVLTILYNVFFLAVIKPAVDGPEDIAPEITSVLETQQASSPFQGT; this comes from the exons ATGAAGATAACTGCTAGAGTGATACCCAACTCCACTCTGCTGAGCTTCGAAACTAGAAATTTTGAAATGCTTCTTCTCCATCTTCACCCCTGCATATCTCTTCAGAAACACCCATTTTTTTCTCCTCCTTCCCTCTTCTTCAACAGCCACAACAAAGCTTCAGTATCTGCGTTTAGGGTGGGAAGATGGGAAGCACTCAAGAAAAGTAGAAGAAGAGGACAAGGACCTCCGGTCAGAGCGGCGGAGAAAGATTCGGATTATGAAGTTGACCCGGATAAGGCCCGAGAGGCTCTGAGAAAGCTCGATGAACAGCTTCAATCTCTTGCCCAGAAAAAACCCGACCCTCCTCCTAAGATTAGAG CTTCAGATGTGAATGGTGCTCCGAGTCGAATGACACAAGTCCCAGAAGCAAAAGAAATTACGTCTTCTGATTTGGTTAATTTAGCCATTCTTCTCTTTGTGCTTACCATTTTGTATAATGTGTTCTTCCTGGCGGTGATTAAGCCCGCCGTTGATGGACCGGAGGATATTGCTCCAGAAATCACTTCAGTTTTAGAAACTCAACAAGCTTCTTCACCATTTCAGGGAACGTAA
- the LOC116016366 gene encoding uncharacterized protein LOC116016366 isoform X2 produces the protein MKITARVIPNSTLLSFETRNFEMLLLHLHPCISLQKHPFFSPPSLFFNSHNKASVSAFRVGRWEALKKSRRRGQGPPVRAAEKDSDYEVDPDKAREALRKLDEQLQSLAQKKPDPPPKIRDVNGAPSRMTQVPEAKEITSSDLVNLAILLFVLTILYNVFFLAVIKPAVDGPEDIAPEITSVLETQQASSPFQGT, from the exons ATGAAGATAACTGCTAGAGTGATACCCAACTCCACTCTGCTGAGCTTCGAAACTAGAAATTTTGAAATGCTTCTTCTCCATCTTCACCCCTGCATATCTCTTCAGAAACACCCATTTTTTTCTCCTCCTTCCCTCTTCTTCAACAGCCACAACAAAGCTTCAGTATCTGCGTTTAGGGTGGGAAGATGGGAAGCACTCAAGAAAAGTAGAAGAAGAGGACAAGGACCTCCGGTCAGAGCGGCGGAGAAAGATTCGGATTATGAAGTTGACCCGGATAAGGCCCGAGAGGCTCTGAGAAAGCTCGATGAACAGCTTCAATCTCTTGCCCAGAAAAAACCCGACCCTCCTCCTAAGATTAGAG ATGTGAATGGTGCTCCGAGTCGAATGACACAAGTCCCAGAAGCAAAAGAAATTACGTCTTCTGATTTGGTTAATTTAGCCATTCTTCTCTTTGTGCTTACCATTTTGTATAATGTGTTCTTCCTGGCGGTGATTAAGCCCGCCGTTGATGGACCGGAGGATATTGCTCCAGAAATCACTTCAGTTTTAGAAACTCAACAAGCTTCTTCACCATTTCAGGGAACGTAA